Proteins encoded in a region of the Homo sapiens chromosome 20, GRCh38.p14 Primary Assembly genome:
- the ADIG gene encoding adipogenin isoform b (isoform b is encoded by transcript variant 2) translates to MKYPLMPLVNDLTFSFLVFWFCLPVGLLLLLIIWLRFLLSQDSEENDSSVCLDWEPWSKGPAEFCWKGTLHGQEKERPCCLVFLESAGQWQWQKWMGETCQGGKRTLATVVPPWNPQLISSSDRHVKASRGPSPSPASQMTSSPAGSRSSLGGHGSSEQAHGEKLANLIQRGLKAGLGRRVWVHIKEARVFPYPGDP, encoded by the exons ATGAAGTACCCTTTGATGCCGCTGGTGAACGacctcacattttctttcctggtTTTCTGGTTCTGCCTCCCTGTGGGTTTGCTGTTGTTATTGATCATCTGGCTACGCTTCTTACTTAGCCAAG ATTCAGAGGAAAATGACTCCAGTGTGTGCTTGGATTGGGAGCCCTGGAGCAAAGGCCCAGCTGAGTTTTGCTGGAAGGGGACACTCCACGGCCAAGAGAAGGAGAGGCCCTGCTG TTTGGTTTTCCTGGAGTCAGCAGGGCAGTGGCAATGGCAGAAGTGGATGGGAGAGACTTGCCAGGGAGGCAAGAGGACTTTGGCAACTGTGGTGCCTCCCTGGAACCCCCAACTCATCTCCTCTTCAGACCGACATGTGAAAGCCTCCAGAGGTCCCAGCCCTTCTCCAGCATCACAGATGACCTCCAGCCCTGCAGGGAGCCGCTCAAGTCTGGGAGGGCATGGGAGCAGTGAGCAGGCCCatggggagaaattggccaaTTTAATTCAGAGGGGTCTTAAAGCAGGGCTGGGCCGGAGGGTGTGGGTCCATATTAAAGAAGCAAGGGTCTTCCCATACCCGGGGGACCCCTGA
- the ADIG gene encoding adipogenin isoform a (isoform a is encoded by transcript variant 3), producing MKYPLMPLVNDLTFSFLVFWFCLPVGLLLLLIIWLRFLLSQDSEENDSSVCLDWEPWSKGPAEFCWKGTLHGQEKERPCW from the exons ATGAAGTACCCTTTGATGCCGCTGGTGAACGacctcacattttctttcctggtTTTCTGGTTCTGCCTCCCTGTGGGTTTGCTGTTGTTATTGATCATCTGGCTACGCTTCTTACTTAGCCAAG ATTCAGAGGAAAATGACTCCAGTGTGTGCTTGGATTGGGAGCCCTGGAGCAAAGGCCCAGCTGAGTTTTGCTGGAAGGGGACACTCCACGGCCAAGAGAAGGAGAGGCCCTGCTGGTGA